The Notolabrus celidotus isolate fNotCel1 chromosome 23, fNotCel1.pri, whole genome shotgun sequence region AAACCAGGATCCCCTGAGGGTAAAACACTCAACAACCTGTACCTtttacaaccccacttcaaaaacaattCACCTGTCCGCTTAAGTTTGTATCACACACCCCTGCTCAGGTGTCACACAATGACAGTGGGGGtaagaaatatgaaaatgtgttcaAAGTAAAGAAATCATAGCAGGAATCTCCCCTATGTACTACAGAGTGTGAAGAAAAAAGCGGCAAAACCTCTGTAAACTGGATCATGACTTGAGAACCAAACCATTGAAAATTCCATCTTACATTTATATCTATCCAGGGCTCTGTGGAATACAACACTTGCAtcttcaatgttaaaataaaatggtaaataagtttgaaaaaaaagtacGGTAATTAAAGACGCTGCAATATGAAGTTCTGCCTCAGCAATTTAcagatgttttaatgtgtttttgttttgtttttttaatcctgtGTAGGATGAGTTCAAATCGATCCTGAAGGAGTCTGGAGGCAAGCTGGTGGTGGTGGACTTCACAGCCACATGGTGTGGCCCCTGTCAGAGGATAGGCCCAATTTTTGAAGTGAGTGGACAACGTGGGCACTCTTCAAAGTTACAGTTAAATGATTTATTagtgtttctaaaaaaaaaagtataaccAAAGCATGAGGGGCTTGAAGTGGGAGAAGCCttcataaagaaaacatttgataTCTTTGCAAAAGCTTGAAGACATGAGTAAAgtgcttgtgttttttaataaccgtgttttgttcttctttttaattaGCAAAAATGCTCCCATGGGTCTTTTTACCACTGTCATGTTAGAGCAGCCATCATGTTCAGTCCTTCTACTAATCATCATGAATTTATTCTCCTGCAGGCATTGtcaaaaaaacctgaaaacagCAACGTGGTTTTCCTGAAGGTGGACGTTGATGATGCTTCAGTAAGTGTCCATAAGGACCACAGTTTGGGGATTTGAATTTGTGATTGTGACAAAATATTCATCCAACTTATCTGAAACATGTTACtggaatcaaatttaaaatgaggatatgtttttcataaaacaatcacattttttaatttcaacattTGGTTTATTGTCTGGTTTATCGCTTTTTTCAATTAGATATAGGCCTAatcattaatcaacattttacacatcaACATGTTTATTCTCCTCTATTATCGGCCTAACACTTCTACAGGATGCTTCTTACAAGTTTTAATCTGTTTGGTTTGTTCCTGTTAGCTTGAATACTATCaatacatttctgtttgtttgttactgTTTAGTCCTGGTCCGTAAATCTTACTGTTGTCCTCTTTGCTCTATCAGGAAGTAGCGCAAGAATGCAAGGTCAATAGTATGCCTACATTCCAATTTTACAAGAATGGAGAGAAGGTAAGGATTTCAagcaaaacaaatatgaaataatgacaTACAGTGTCATTTATATAGAGTTTCTGCTTTAAGctcagttttggtctccaccaactcctTGTAGTGTCTGTTCAGCTGCAAAAGGTCTGTTCATTTGACAAGCTAGTTTTTAATTGTCAGCTAACTGTTTAAAGAACATCAGAGCTTTTCTGCAAGACTTGGACCGTTCAACAATTTCCTCTTGTAGGCGGACAAGATTACATACCGGTCCAGACTTGTGTTAAAAGTTTTTCTGACCATAAATGAGACAAAAATTAAGTTCAGTATAATTAGTGTGTCCAAAAAACAAGTGTCAGTCTCAGTGTTTTCAATATGTCTCTTCAAGCAATATTTGATCTTATTACAGCAAATAACTTTAGTGGTCAATATGTTTGACTTCTTTGGTAAATATTCttcaaaggtgacatatcatgaaaaaaatcgactttttaatggttctccacctgaaatatgtgtccctggcatgtctacaaaccccccgaaaatgacaaaaatccattctgcacctgttttgatttctccacctttatgtaaatgtgtgctgaaacgagctgtttcagttttcagtgtttttcatacgtcacaacgccatccggtctgtaacagaagtcagagctcggagcttgttcagcccatagactgtataaaatacaactcaaccc contains the following coding sequences:
- the LOC117807171 gene encoding thioredoxin-like isoform X2, whose protein sequence is MDEFKSILKESGGKLVVVDFTATWCGPCQRIGPIFEALSKKPENSNVVFLKVDVDDASEVAQECKVNSMPTFQFYKNGEKIEEFSGADGPKLEKLVDTYRN
- the LOC117807171 gene encoding thioredoxin-like isoform X1, translating into MVRYVETLDEFKSILKESGGKLVVVDFTATWCGPCQRIGPIFEALSKKPENSNVVFLKVDVDDASEVAQECKVNSMPTFQFYKNGEKIEEFSGADGPKLEKLVDTYRN